One genomic segment of Bradyrhizobium prioriisuperbiae includes these proteins:
- a CDS encoding PLP-dependent aminotransferase family protein — protein sequence MDETSDLTGAGTLVARTMQTVRQRIAARTLAPGAKLPSIRAFAAAQRVSKSTVVEAYDRLAAEGVIQSRRGSGFYVAGHLAPLSLADMGPRLDRSVDPFWISRQSLEAGDDVLKPGCGWLPPSWMPEPSLRRALRGLSRADNAVLTDYGSPLGLRPLRQLLSRRLTDHGVEVAPEQIMLTDSGTQAIDLVCRFLLEPGDTVLVDDPGYYNFHALLRAHRVRIVGVPFTPHGPDVEAFAQVLASERPRLYITNSGLHNPTGASLSSVTAHRILKLAEQHDLAVVDDDIFADFEHEPAPRLAAFDGLNRVVQIGSFSKTLSASVRCGYIAARPDWIEGLTDLKIATTFSSGRLAAELLLAALKDGTYRKHLDALRGRLADAMGSTSARLRKLGITPWVEPKAGIFLWCRLPDGFDASDLAQRALAANIVLAPGNAFSLSQSAGSFLRFNVAQSTDPRIFQFLQSALR from the coding sequence AACCAGCGATTTGACCGGCGCAGGCACCCTGGTCGCACGCACCATGCAAACAGTGCGGCAGCGGATCGCAGCCCGCACGCTGGCGCCGGGCGCCAAGCTGCCGTCGATCCGTGCGTTCGCGGCCGCCCAGCGGGTTTCCAAATCGACGGTGGTGGAAGCCTATGACCGGCTGGCGGCGGAAGGCGTCATCCAGTCCCGCCGCGGCTCCGGCTTCTATGTCGCAGGGCACCTGGCGCCGCTGTCGCTGGCCGACATGGGACCACGGCTCGATCGCTCGGTCGACCCATTCTGGATCTCGCGGCAGTCGCTGGAAGCCGGTGACGACGTCCTGAAGCCCGGCTGTGGCTGGCTGCCGCCATCGTGGATGCCGGAGCCGAGCCTGCGCCGCGCGTTACGCGGTCTCTCACGCGCCGACAATGCCGTCTTAACGGATTATGGATCTCCGCTCGGGCTGCGGCCGCTGCGGCAGTTGCTGTCGCGCCGCCTCACCGACCACGGCGTGGAGGTGGCGCCCGAGCAGATCATGCTGACCGATTCCGGCACCCAGGCGATCGACCTGGTCTGCCGCTTCCTGCTCGAGCCGGGCGATACGGTGCTGGTGGACGATCCCGGCTACTATAATTTCCATGCCCTGCTGCGCGCCCATCGCGTCCGCATTGTCGGCGTTCCCTTTACGCCTCACGGCCCCGATGTCGAAGCCTTCGCCCAGGTGCTCGCCAGCGAGCGGCCACGGCTCTACATCACCAATTCCGGCTTGCACAATCCAACCGGCGCATCCTTGTCCTCGGTCACCGCGCACCGGATCCTCAAACTCGCCGAGCAGCATGATCTCGCCGTTGTCGACGACGACATCTTCGCCGACTTCGAGCACGAGCCGGCGCCGCGCCTGGCGGCGTTCGACGGGCTCAATCGCGTGGTGCAGATCGGCAGCTTCTCAAAAACGCTGTCGGCTTCAGTGCGCTGCGGCTACATCGCCGCGCGGCCGGATTGGATAGAGGGACTGACCGATCTGAAGATCGCGACGACCTTCAGCAGCGGACGGCTGGCCGCAGAACTGCTGCTCGCGGCGCTGAAGGACGGCACCTACCGCAAGCATCTGGATGCCCTGCGAGGGCGTCTCGCCGATGCCATGGGCAGCACCAGCGCCCGTCTGCGCAAACTCGGGATCACGCCCTGGGTGGAGCCGAAAGCCGGCATCTTCCTGTGGTGCCGCCTTCCGGACGGATTCGACGCGTCCGACCTGGCGCAACGCGCGCTGGCCGCCAACATCGTTCTGGCGCCGGGCAACGCCTTCAGCCTGTCGCAGTCGGCCGGCAGCTTTCTGCGCTTCAATGTGGCGCAGTCGACGGATCCGCGGATCTTTCAGTTCCTGCAATCGGCGCTGCGCTAG
- a CDS encoding serine hydrolase domain-containing protein yields MTHMQHSLTKALAFFSAIGCVLLTVALSTPIDPAIKNFSIGGFSQITSWYKERIDAVDPSGKDLSGAVIAIAKEGKLAYLQPIGFQDRAKTIPMTTDSIFWIASMTKPITSVAAMMLVDDGKLDLDAPVAKYLPELKTMQVATAKPNPASGKIDIALEPPKRPMTVRDLLRHTSGLVYPPQFVDEPINRLYAKAAFGPDNSLAEFVTSLSSLPLAHQPGEVWEYSWGVDVLARVVEVASGQQFDQFLQSRIFKPLGMVDTGFYVPSENLGRVVEAPTTRPPQFDITRPRKLVSGGGGLASTALDYLRFCQMLLNGGELDGVRILAPETVKLMTADALPYDVSFVGRSVGPDHGTTFGLGFAIRTSRTSSLSSPGGSVGSFGWSGVWGTEFWVDPAQKVIAVQMIQAAPEKVSDYFTAMRNLTYGALNISQH; encoded by the coding sequence ATGACGCATATGCAACACTCACTGACAAAGGCCCTGGCATTCTTCAGTGCAATCGGATGTGTTCTTTTGACCGTCGCGCTCTCGACACCTATCGATCCTGCGATCAAGAACTTTTCGATAGGGGGATTTTCGCAAATTACCTCTTGGTACAAGGAACGGATTGATGCGGTCGACCCTTCGGGCAAGGACCTGTCGGGTGCAGTCATCGCCATTGCTAAAGAGGGCAAGCTTGCTTATCTTCAACCCATTGGCTTCCAAGATCGCGCCAAGACCATTCCCATGACGACCGACTCGATCTTCTGGATCGCGTCGATGACCAAGCCGATCACCAGTGTTGCAGCCATGATGCTGGTAGACGACGGCAAGCTCGATCTCGATGCTCCGGTCGCGAAATACCTGCCCGAGCTGAAGACCATGCAAGTCGCGACCGCGAAGCCTAACCCGGCGTCAGGGAAGATCGACATTGCGCTAGAACCGCCGAAGCGACCAATGACCGTGCGCGACCTGCTTCGTCATACTTCCGGCTTGGTCTATCCGCCGCAATTTGTAGATGAGCCGATCAACAGGCTCTACGCTAAGGCCGCTTTCGGGCCGGACAATTCCCTCGCCGAGTTTGTGACAAGTCTTTCGAGCTTGCCGCTGGCACACCAACCGGGTGAGGTCTGGGAATACAGCTGGGGCGTAGATGTTCTGGCGAGGGTTGTCGAAGTTGCTTCCGGCCAGCAGTTTGATCAATTCCTGCAGAGCCGCATTTTCAAGCCCCTCGGGATGGTTGACACCGGCTTCTATGTACCGAGCGAAAACCTCGGCCGCGTGGTCGAGGCACCAACGACGCGTCCTCCTCAATTTGACATCACAAGGCCGCGCAAGCTCGTTTCAGGTGGCGGCGGACTTGCCTCGACGGCTCTTGACTATTTGCGCTTCTGCCAAATGTTGCTCAATGGCGGTGAGCTCGACGGAGTTAGGATACTCGCGCCTGAGACAGTGAAGCTGATGACCGCCGACGCGCTACCATACGATGTTAGCTTTGTGGGCCGCAGTGTCGGCCCAGACCATGGGACAACGTTTGGCCTCGGCTTTGCCATTCGCACCAGTCGAACATCGAGCCTTAGTAGTCCCGGCGGGTCAGTCGGCAGTTTTGGCTGGAGTGGAGTTTGGGGGACGGAGTTCTGGGTTGATCCGGCGCAGAAGGTGATCGCTGTACAGATGATCCAGGCCGCACCAGAAAAGGTCAGCGATTACTTCACGGCGATGCGCAATCTGACGTACGGAGCGCTGAATATCTCGCAACATTGA